In Spirosoma pollinicola, the genomic window AAACCGATCATATATGATCATAATACTTGTATGTTTTAGGCACAATATCTTGTTATCAGTTTCCAAATATATAGCATCTTTTCTATAGTAACAAGGATTTGAGTATATATTATATTAACAGTTTAAATAATTCATAAACAATTTATTGACTGCATTTCAGTAATATAATTATTTTTTGGTTTAATATTTAAAAATGAAGGATATACTAAACTGTTATCTATACTTATGATACTATAAAGTTGTAATTTAATACTTACTAATATAAATATTATACACTATAGTATTCTTTTTATAATTTCACTACTTTAACTGCATTATTTATAAAATTATTTTTACTAATAGTTGTACAAAATACATATTAGGCGGTTTTATGCTTAGCGTAAGTTTAAAAAAGTTGCATATTTGCAAAAGCCACTATACATATACTATGAATTTACAGACTTCATTAAATATATTACAAAATAGACAATGGAACTTAGTCAATTCAGGTCCCTCCTGCAACATATATCATTCTGATAATCAACATCTTATTACTCCACTGAAAAGCGTTGGCAGAATACCGTCGGGTACTATCGACTCCATGTTTCGGTCTGTTTACAACGCACGAGAAATCGGTTGTCCAACGATAAGTAAGAATGCTAAACCGTTGCCTGTGTTAACAATCATCCTTGAAAAACAGGCAAGCCAATTTTGGGGGCGTATTGAGCGGAAGAATTTATTGGCTATTACTACGGGCAATACACCCGAGATCGTTGCTAAAAAGCTAAGTTCGCAACTAAGGGAATTTACAAACTACCTTGGTTCACACAGCAGCGAGGAGTTTATGCTGTCTGGCGATTTTACATTTAATTACTTATACGATATGACTCGCGTTAGAGAGTTATTCCAGCAATTCAGAATTAGCTCTTTAGCTGAACAAGCTAATATCTCACCAGATACGCTAAGTCAGTTCATGACCAGTAAACAGCATCCTTCTTATCAGCAAGCCCAGCAGATAGAAGAACTCATCCAGCAGTTTGGCCGGGAAATGATAAATTTTTCACTCCTGTAAGTACACATTGAGCATAAAAAAAGCTTCTCTGTTGCAGGGAAGCTTTTTTTATGCTCAATGTGTTGGTTCTTTACCATTGACTTGTTGGTAGGGCTTTGGGCTGAGCGCTCAATTTTACTATCTGAGATTCAACAGCCATTTTATTTAATGCCAGGTAAATTATTTTAACGGCACCTTCAATCCGTTGCCATCCCTGCTCACTTCGAAGATCAATACCAACCATTGTATGATTATTCTGAGCCTGAATAGTGAGGTAGGATAAAGCCCCCAGCATTACCGCCGATATCGCTTGGTTATCGGGACCTTCTATAAACGAAAGCTGACCCACCAAGCGCATCAGTTCATCATCCTGTGCTTTGCTGATGACGTCGGCAGTTGGATCGTTCTCAACCACATTCGCTTTTAATACCTCACGGGCAGCCTTCGATGTTCGCATATACCGAAACATCTGTATTGCCTGACGGTACCATACCTTAGCCAGATCACCTTGATGCATAGGGCGAATTTGGTCTAGCATGGCTGGTGTGAACTGGGGGAACATACGTCCCATCCGCACATAGTATTCCATTAGACCATCTAAACCGCCAAAATATCGGTAGATAAGCACTTTGCTTATACCTGCTTTTTCAGCAATTTGATTGATTCTAGCTCCTTCCAGACCCTGCTCGGCTAGTACATCTTCAAGGGCATTCACGATGCGCTGTGTGGTCTCCGCGCGATTTCTTCTAATTTTTTCCATCTATATTCTGAGGCAACATTAGATTCTTACTGCTAATGTAGAATTTATAGTTAACAAAAAGTCACCTTAAAACAACTATTTATTTTAAGTACATACTTATAATTAACGATGATTGGCAAAAGTACATTACCTAAACGTTAAATATATACTAAGTTACTTAAGTAGTTTTTCTTAGTTAATCAAAGATTAATACTTATTGAAATCGAATTATCAGTCAATAACCATCCGTCTAATTGTAAAGAAAGCAACGGCAAAAGCGTTTACATTCCTTAGGCTTGTTAGTTGCCCTGTTTAATTGCGCAATATTGGCCGTACCGATTGTAATTCATCACGCTACTGCTTATTTTGACTTTCTATTTTTTCAGTCACATGTCTCTACTTATCTCCGTCGACACATCGACAACAGTCTGTTCAGTTGCGTTTCATCGCTATAATAGCTTAATTGACTGTACTTTACTTGGTTCTTACGAACTATTTACCGAACGGACCTCCTCAGCCATGCTTACTACACTTATCAGCGACATTGTGACTCAGTCAGGTTACAATCTGGCAGAAATAAGCGCCATTGCCGTTGCGAAAGGCCCCGGCTCCT contains:
- a CDS encoding TetR/AcrR family transcriptional regulator; protein product: MEKIRRNRAETTQRIVNALEDVLAEQGLEGARINQIAEKAGISKVLIYRYFGGLDGLMEYYVRMGRMFPQFTPAMLDQIRPMHQGDLAKVWYRQAIQMFRYMRTSKAAREVLKANVVENDPTADVISKAQDDELMRLVGQLSFIEGPDNQAISAVMLGALSYLTIQAQNNHTMVGIDLRSEQGWQRIEGAVKIIYLALNKMAVESQIVKLSAQPKALPTSQW